In Nocardioides cavernae, a single genomic region encodes these proteins:
- a CDS encoding electron transfer flavoprotein subunit beta/FixA family protein → MNIVVCVKYVPDATADRKFEDDNTVDRVGVEGLLSELDEYAVEQALQFREKRESEEITVTALTVGPEKAVDAVRKSLQMGADSGVHVVDDAIAGSDYIATSLVLAKAIEKIKADTGADLVICGMASTDASGSVVPAMLAERLSLPQVTLASVVESQGDQVRIKRDNEGSTEVIGATLPIVLSVTDQSGEARYPSFKGIMAAKKKPIETWSLSDLGVDAGDVGLDVAWSQVEDTEARPPRTAGEIVTDEDGSGATALVEFLASKKFI, encoded by the coding sequence ATGAACATTGTTGTCTGTGTGAAGTACGTGCCGGACGCCACGGCCGATCGCAAGTTCGAGGACGACAACACCGTCGACCGCGTCGGCGTCGAAGGCCTGCTGTCCGAGCTCGACGAGTACGCCGTCGAGCAGGCCCTCCAGTTCCGGGAGAAGCGTGAGAGCGAGGAGATCACCGTCACCGCGCTCACCGTCGGGCCCGAGAAGGCCGTCGACGCGGTGCGCAAGTCGCTCCAGATGGGTGCCGACTCCGGCGTCCACGTCGTCGACGACGCGATCGCGGGCTCCGACTACATCGCCACCTCGCTGGTGCTGGCCAAGGCCATCGAGAAGATCAAGGCCGACACCGGCGCCGACCTCGTGATCTGCGGCATGGCCTCGACCGACGCCTCCGGCTCCGTCGTCCCCGCCATGCTGGCCGAGCGCCTCAGCCTCCCGCAGGTCACCCTCGCCTCCGTGGTGGAGTCGCAGGGCGACCAGGTGCGCATCAAGCGCGACAACGAGGGATCCACCGAGGTCATCGGCGCGACCCTGCCGATCGTGCTGTCGGTGACCGACCAGTCGGGCGAGGCCCGCTACCCGTCCTTCAAGGGCATCATGGCCGCCAAGAAGAAGCCGATCGAGACCTGGTCCCTGTCCGACCTGGGAGTCGACGCCGGCGATGTCGGCCTCGATGTCGCCTGGTCACAGGTGGAGGACACCGAGGCCCGCCCGCCGCGCACCGCCGGCGAGATCGTCACCGACGAGGACGGGTCGGGCGCCACTGCGCTGGTCGAGTTCCTCGCGTCCAAGAAGTTCATCTGA
- a CDS encoding substrate-binding domain-containing protein has translation MDKLRSPAAVTVPVHGSHEQLASLAELNLDREVRVGLADGAGRNAWRRTVRAELEDEMSGSSFFTPLAFRDAEGDPVRASAHIDELAEVVDVLLVYADSGSTLLPAIQRATRRGVYVVIFGGVVGGHPGSDFLASVNVGGGETVVRHGRRYGSWVSQAATMAHGTAPADGVILHLGGTRENAYSELVNAGLRKGSSIAVTDPVSTDWSAKEGTVAARESLKTYRRVVGIVSEDSAVALAALREFRRVGHPLVPCATQDMNGLARLWYECRENEPRFQLMTTSSRTWVVRVALRRGVAAILEAVWWEPTEFDFPVIEDTLSSRPPVWRPELPDEAINSALVDASVLRRVLAEAE, from the coding sequence ATGGACAAGCTCAGATCGCCCGCCGCTGTGACCGTGCCCGTCCACGGCAGCCACGAACAGCTCGCGTCCTTGGCCGAACTCAATCTCGACCGCGAAGTGAGGGTCGGACTGGCCGACGGCGCGGGTCGCAACGCCTGGCGACGAACGGTCAGGGCTGAGCTCGAGGACGAGATGTCTGGCTCGTCGTTCTTCACGCCACTTGCATTCCGGGACGCGGAGGGGGATCCAGTGCGTGCTTCGGCTCACATCGACGAACTGGCCGAAGTTGTCGATGTGCTCCTGGTGTACGCAGACTCGGGCTCCACTCTGCTTCCCGCCATCCAACGCGCCACGCGGCGAGGGGTGTACGTCGTGATCTTCGGCGGTGTGGTGGGCGGTCATCCGGGATCCGACTTCTTGGCATCCGTCAATGTCGGCGGCGGCGAAACCGTTGTCCGGCATGGTCGGCGCTACGGGAGTTGGGTTAGCCAGGCCGCGACGATGGCACACGGGACGGCGCCTGCAGACGGGGTCATCCTCCACCTCGGCGGCACCCGCGAAAACGCATACAGCGAGCTCGTTAACGCCGGCCTGCGCAAAGGCTCCTCAATCGCAGTCACTGACCCCGTTTCGACAGACTGGTCCGCGAAGGAGGGGACGGTTGCAGCACGAGAATCGCTGAAGACTTATCGGCGAGTCGTTGGGATCGTCTCGGAGGACTCGGCAGTCGCCTTGGCAGCCCTTCGGGAGTTCCGGCGAGTGGGCCACCCCCTGGTTCCATGCGCGACCCAGGACATGAACGGTCTTGCTCGCCTTTGGTACGAGTGCCGCGAGAACGAGCCGCGCTTCCAGCTCATGACCACGTCGTCACGGACATGGGTAGTTCGCGTTGCGTTGCGAAGGGGTGTCGCCGCCATCCTGGAAGCCGTGTGGTGGGAACCCACCGAGTTCGACTTCCCCGTTATCGAGGACACACTCAGTTCGCGGCCGCCTGTATGGCGGCCGGAACTGCCGGATGAGGCGATCAACTCGGCACTGGTGGACGCCTCTGTACTTCGGCGAGTGCTCGCCGAGGCGGAGTAG
- a CDS encoding ABC transporter permease, which yields MNDLSVLEPSAAGPPPGAEGSVSIRSTQTFREALMSARALPIAVATMLLFLVSPAVASGSLSESSLLSTLPFAAILAVAAIGQTLVVQQGGFDLSVAGAISLSAAIVTQVPNGQDDRLLMALAVAVGVITLAGTVVGLCIRYLDVSPIVATLALNALFLGAVQQLTQGSPQNAPQSLTSFALGRTLGVPNTALVAVVVVAGVAFVGSRTIAGRRFNAVGSSARAARIAGIRQDRYLVATYALAAFTYAVAGLLVAGFLKTPNLYVGNPYLLTTVAAVVIGGTALTGGTGTVVGTAVGALFLCQLEALLFASGSGTAIRYVIEGAIVALGVGLRLLPWRQVVKLLPAPSERRAKEGDTE from the coding sequence GTGAACGACCTCTCGGTCCTCGAGCCCTCCGCCGCCGGCCCGCCGCCGGGGGCGGAGGGGAGTGTCAGCATTCGCTCGACACAGACCTTCCGCGAGGCACTGATGTCAGCGCGGGCGCTGCCGATCGCTGTCGCGACCATGCTGCTGTTCCTCGTCAGCCCGGCGGTCGCGAGCGGCTCGCTCTCGGAAAGCAGCCTGCTCTCCACGCTGCCATTCGCGGCGATCCTCGCCGTGGCGGCGATCGGGCAAACACTGGTGGTCCAGCAGGGCGGGTTCGATCTGTCCGTTGCTGGGGCGATATCGCTCTCGGCGGCGATCGTCACGCAGGTACCCAACGGGCAGGACGACCGGCTATTGATGGCGTTGGCCGTCGCCGTCGGAGTGATCACCTTGGCCGGGACGGTGGTCGGCCTGTGCATCCGCTACCTCGACGTCTCGCCAATCGTCGCCACGCTCGCGCTCAACGCCCTCTTCCTCGGTGCTGTTCAGCAGCTCACTCAGGGATCACCTCAGAACGCCCCACAATCCCTCACGTCCTTCGCCCTGGGCAGAACGCTCGGGGTGCCCAACACGGCCCTGGTCGCGGTGGTAGTCGTTGCCGGCGTGGCTTTCGTCGGCAGCCGCACGATCGCCGGCCGGCGGTTCAACGCTGTTGGCTCCTCGGCGCGCGCTGCGAGGATCGCGGGTATCCGGCAGGACCGCTACCTCGTGGCGACGTACGCCCTCGCGGCCTTCACCTACGCCGTCGCCGGCCTGCTCGTGGCAGGCTTCCTCAAGACCCCCAACCTTTACGTCGGCAACCCCTACCTACTCACCACGGTGGCGGCAGTGGTGATCGGCGGAACCGCACTGACCGGAGGCACCGGCACCGTGGTCGGAACCGCGGTTGGTGCGCTGTTCCTGTGCCAACTTGAGGCACTCCTCTTCGCGAGCGGCTCCGGCACGGCGATCCGGTACGTCATCGAGGGTGCCATCGTGGCCCTGGGTGTGGGATTGCGCCTCCTGCCCTGGCGACAAGTCGTCAAGCTCCTCCCCGCTCCGTCGGAGCGACGAGCTAAGGAAGGTGACACCGAGTGA
- a CDS encoding acetyl-CoA acetyltransferase gives MTDPFLFSYVRTPFGRFGGALAGQRPDDLGAHVLRQLLERSPEMDPGAIEEIVWGCANQAGDLGASGDLGASGDRVLATLAHRMRLENTRWGVAAICIGVGQGLAVVLENIALEPA, from the coding sequence GTGACAGATCCCTTCCTGTTCTCGTACGTTCGTACACCCTTCGGCCGTTTCGGGGGTGCGCTCGCCGGTCAGCGTCCGGACGACCTTGGCGCACACGTATTGCGCCAGCTGCTCGAGCGCAGTCCCGAGATGGATCCCGGCGCGATCGAAGAGATCGTCTGGGGCTGCGCCAACCAAGCGGGGGATCTCGGTGCATCGGGCGATCTCGGTGCATCGGGCGATCGCGTGCTCGCGACGCTTGCCCACCGGATGCGGTTGGAGAATACGCGCTGGGGGGTCGCAGCCATCTGCATCGGCGTGGGGCAGGGGCTCGCAGTCGTGCTCGAGAACATCGCCCTGGAGCCGGCATGA
- a CDS encoding RidA family protein has protein sequence MSWQRKTVTVPSELLTAIEAESEWSDAVVTGPMIYAAGQLGWDKTTGVFAEGIEAQAELALQNVEELLERAGASLSDVVHVRTYLTDANDYHRYEPVFQRFFPTDPPARVSIVVAQNIHDALINFEIVAIKTGSTQSY, from the coding sequence ATGAGCTGGCAGCGCAAGACTGTGACGGTGCCCTCCGAGCTGTTGACAGCCATCGAGGCCGAAAGCGAGTGGAGCGACGCGGTTGTCACAGGCCCGATGATCTACGCCGCCGGGCAGCTCGGTTGGGACAAGACGACTGGCGTTTTCGCGGAGGGCATCGAGGCTCAGGCGGAGTTGGCGCTTCAGAACGTCGAAGAGTTGCTCGAGCGCGCAGGAGCTTCGCTCAGTGATGTCGTGCACGTCCGTACATACCTGACGGACGCGAACGACTACCACCGCTACGAGCCTGTGTTCCAGCGATTCTTCCCCACAGATCCTCCGGCGCGCGTGTCCATCGTTGTCGCACAGAACATCCACGACGCACTCATCAACTTCGAGATCGTCGCCATCAAGACGGGCAGCACACAGTCGTACTGA
- a CDS encoding phosphotriesterase family protein produces MTATGPIAAEDLGFTLTHEHLFFDTTAWMAEPRDERKRKIAHEPVHIEILEDLRRDPVISRDNLTFGDAADDENIVVSELEYYTAVGGRTIVDQTPVEMRRRPEAIKRVAERSGVNIVVGTGHYAAAAMAPGVADLTIDELAEWMIGEVRDGVDGTDVKAGIIGEIGTSDDIHDVEWRMLRAGVIAQQETGLALSVHTPVPYGKEGVRILEKLQAWGADLERVVMAHVYHSISDPDYARAMADFGATISYDRFGCEFYWESWPKGTFGTPERSGGYREPRDIEVVKAIAELVDDGYADRITISHDVAYKIQLHHWGGHGFDHIINHVLHYMQDYGVSAEDIDRITRDNPRRLLTIKQ; encoded by the coding sequence ATGACCGCAACAGGCCCGATTGCCGCGGAAGATCTCGGCTTCACGCTCACCCACGAGCACCTGTTCTTCGACACCACCGCGTGGATGGCCGAACCTCGCGACGAGCGCAAGCGCAAGATCGCCCACGAGCCCGTCCACATCGAGATCCTGGAGGACCTGCGCCGGGATCCGGTGATCAGCAGGGACAACCTCACCTTCGGCGACGCTGCCGACGACGAGAACATCGTTGTCTCCGAGCTGGAGTACTACACCGCCGTTGGCGGACGCACGATCGTGGACCAGACCCCGGTCGAGATGCGGCGCCGTCCCGAGGCGATCAAGCGCGTCGCGGAGCGCAGTGGTGTGAACATCGTTGTAGGGACCGGCCACTACGCCGCCGCGGCTATGGCGCCCGGCGTCGCGGACCTGACCATTGACGAGCTCGCCGAGTGGATGATTGGAGAAGTGCGCGACGGAGTCGACGGCACCGACGTGAAGGCAGGCATCATCGGCGAGATCGGGACGTCCGACGACATCCATGACGTCGAGTGGCGCATGCTCCGCGCCGGCGTGATCGCTCAGCAGGAGACCGGCCTCGCGCTGAGCGTGCACACCCCCGTGCCCTACGGCAAGGAGGGCGTGCGGATCTTGGAGAAGCTGCAAGCGTGGGGCGCCGACCTCGAGCGCGTCGTGATGGCACACGTCTACCACAGCATCTCCGACCCCGACTATGCCCGCGCGATGGCCGACTTCGGTGCCACCATTTCCTACGACCGGTTCGGGTGCGAGTTCTACTGGGAGTCTTGGCCGAAGGGCACCTTCGGCACACCCGAGCGCTCGGGCGGCTACCGCGAGCCCCGCGACATCGAGGTCGTCAAGGCGATTGCCGAGCTCGTCGATGACGGCTACGCCGACCGCATCACGATCTCCCACGACGTCGCATACAAGATCCAGCTGCACCACTGGGGCGGCCATGGCTTCGACCACATCATCAATCACGTCCTCCACTACATGCAGGACTACGGCGTCTCCGCCGAAGACATTGACCGCATCACGCGCGACAACCCCCGGCGCCTGCTGACCATCAAGCAGTAG
- a CDS encoding LysR family transcriptional regulator: MEIRHLDAFEAVARHRHFTRAAEELHITQPALSVHIKQLERELGVTLMSRTTRRVSLTEAGQHLWDHVGVIRRELGSLREHMSLFADGRTGRVRVGCVGTATYDILPLLARRMRAELPDVDLEVKGELLTSELLTGLVAREFDLVLVRQTMDVHGRTEPSPDRASRDTDERLDTFLDAPLDPRLDIVVEHLRTERLIAAVATSHPLASRRHVSLAELALDPFVSHPADGLSAYQPIMLAACARAGFVPQIALTAPGTAALMLFVAAGIGVSLVPAPVTSLKLDGVAYLDLDEDETVDLVLASRRGERSAAVLRTRGLVVDLVSTA; the protein is encoded by the coding sequence GTGGAGATCAGACACTTGGACGCGTTTGAGGCAGTCGCCCGGCATCGGCACTTCACGCGCGCAGCCGAGGAACTACACATCACCCAGCCGGCGTTGTCGGTGCACATCAAGCAACTTGAACGCGAGCTCGGCGTCACGTTGATGTCGCGGACCACCCGGCGCGTCTCGCTCACAGAGGCTGGGCAGCACCTGTGGGACCACGTAGGCGTCATCCGCCGCGAGCTCGGAAGCCTTCGAGAGCACATGTCCTTGTTTGCCGACGGACGCACGGGACGGGTGCGTGTCGGATGTGTCGGCACGGCGACCTACGACATCCTGCCGCTCCTCGCTCGTCGGATGCGAGCCGAGTTGCCCGACGTCGACCTTGAGGTCAAGGGCGAGCTTCTCACTTCGGAGCTCCTGACCGGGCTCGTCGCTCGCGAGTTCGACCTCGTGCTGGTTCGGCAGACGATGGATGTCCACGGCCGAACGGAGCCCTCGCCCGACCGCGCATCGCGTGATACCGATGAGCGCCTCGACACGTTTCTAGATGCACCTCTAGATCCTCGGCTCGACATCGTCGTCGAGCACCTGCGCACAGAACGCCTCATCGCCGCCGTCGCCACGAGTCATCCTTTGGCCTCTCGTCGGCACGTCTCGCTCGCCGAGCTCGCGCTCGATCCGTTTGTCTCCCATCCTGCGGACGGACTCTCCGCGTACCAGCCGATCATGCTGGCCGCATGCGCGCGCGCCGGCTTCGTCCCACAGATCGCCCTGACCGCGCCAGGCACTGCGGCGCTCATGCTGTTCGTCGCGGCGGGCATCGGCGTCTCCCTTGTACCCGCGCCCGTAACAAGCTTGAAGCTGGACGGAGTGGCGTATCTCGATCTCGATGAGGACGAGACCGTCGATCTAGTGCTGGCTTCCAGACGCGGGGAGCGCAGCGCGGCGGTGCTTCGCACTCGCGGCCTGGTAGTGGACCTGGTATCCACCGCATGA
- a CDS encoding substrate-binding domain-containing protein yields MAPRSLKTVRTAGLFATALVLAACGSSSNGSGGGGGGSSQADNPANVADEVVGSQDQLVDVTSLCPDSPVTLGYADSNGGNSWRKIVKAEFEDEVAKCGDSIDVIYTDAQGDPEKLKSDLNGMIAKGVDGIALYNDPGPVTLPTVKQAMQRGIPVVLFGGELGGNPGVDYTADVTGYQSAPYVAGQDWATWMAEQLGGKGNVAFLGGPPGNGFSEKVADGILDVFKDHPEMTLLEGGSIDTGWDPAETQKVTAGLLSKYDEVDGIISDYGLGSIGAMRAFQAAGRPLVPWAVQDGNDVACTWKDLSKDNPDFALMTESSRTWISRLASHRLLAAVNRTELDEPTAMGYTVVEDSTKGGDLEPKCNPDLPPDAILSTTLSPDQLAALFS; encoded by the coding sequence ATGGCACCACGCTCGCTGAAGACCGTACGGACCGCCGGCCTCTTCGCCACCGCCCTCGTGCTCGCCGCCTGCGGCAGCTCCAGCAACGGGTCCGGAGGAGGCGGCGGAGGCTCCAGTCAGGCCGACAACCCGGCCAACGTGGCCGACGAGGTCGTCGGCTCGCAGGACCAGCTCGTCGACGTGACGTCGCTATGCCCGGACTCCCCGGTGACTCTGGGCTACGCCGATAGCAACGGGGGCAACTCGTGGCGCAAGATCGTCAAGGCCGAGTTCGAGGACGAGGTCGCCAAGTGTGGTGACTCCATCGACGTCATCTACACCGATGCCCAGGGTGACCCGGAGAAGCTCAAGTCCGATCTCAACGGCATGATCGCGAAGGGTGTCGACGGCATCGCCCTCTACAACGACCCAGGACCCGTCACCCTCCCGACGGTCAAGCAGGCGATGCAGCGCGGCATCCCGGTCGTTCTCTTCGGTGGCGAGCTCGGCGGGAACCCCGGCGTCGACTACACCGCGGACGTCACCGGCTACCAGTCCGCCCCGTATGTCGCCGGGCAGGACTGGGCAACTTGGATGGCCGAGCAGCTGGGTGGCAAGGGCAACGTCGCCTTCCTGGGCGGCCCTCCCGGAAACGGTTTCAGCGAGAAGGTCGCCGACGGCATCCTCGACGTCTTCAAGGATCACCCCGAGATGACCCTCCTCGAGGGCGGCTCGATCGACACTGGTTGGGATCCCGCAGAGACCCAGAAGGTGACTGCCGGACTGCTCAGCAAGTACGACGAAGTCGACGGGATCATCTCCGACTACGGCCTCGGCTCGATCGGCGCGATGCGAGCCTTCCAGGCCGCTGGCAGGCCGCTCGTGCCCTGGGCAGTGCAGGACGGCAACGACGTGGCTTGTACGTGGAAGGACTTGTCGAAGGACAACCCGGACTTCGCGCTGATGACCGAGTCCTCTCGCACCTGGATCTCGCGTCTGGCCAGCCACCGTCTCCTCGCTGCGGTCAATCGCACCGAGCTCGACGAGCCAACCGCGATGGGCTACACCGTCGTGGAGGACTCCACGAAGGGTGGCGACCTCGAGCCCAAGTGCAATCCGGATCTCCCGCCGGACGCGATTCTGTCCACCACGCTGTCGCCCGATCAGCTCGCCGCCCTCTTCAGCTGA
- a CDS encoding electron transfer flavoprotein subunit alpha/FixB family protein, whose translation MSEVLVVVDHADGEVKKPTYELLTIARRLGEPSAVFFGSPEQGDAVAEKVKKYGAAKVYVVDDAQIKGYLVAPKAEALQQLAEKSSPAAILLPSTFENKEVAGRLAIKLGSGLITDAVDVADSGVTTQSVFAGNYTVQAKVTQGTPIITVKPNSAAPEEADGAAAVEAFAATVSDAAKGAQIVATQPRQSTGRPELTEAAIVVSGGRGTGGNFEPVEGFADSLGAAVGASRAAVDSGWMPHAFQVGQTGKTVSPQLYVANGISGAIQHRAGMQTSKTIVAVNKDPEAPIFELVDFGVVGDLHTVLPAATERITARKG comes from the coding sequence ATGTCTGAGGTTCTTGTTGTAGTCGACCACGCCGACGGCGAGGTCAAGAAGCCCACCTACGAGCTGCTCACGATCGCCCGCCGCCTCGGCGAGCCGTCCGCGGTGTTCTTCGGCTCGCCCGAGCAGGGCGACGCCGTGGCGGAGAAGGTCAAGAAGTACGGCGCCGCGAAGGTCTACGTCGTCGACGACGCCCAGATCAAGGGCTACCTCGTCGCGCCGAAGGCCGAGGCGCTGCAGCAGCTGGCCGAGAAGAGCTCGCCGGCCGCGATCCTGCTGCCGTCGACGTTCGAGAACAAGGAGGTCGCCGGTCGCCTGGCGATCAAGCTGGGCTCGGGCCTGATCACCGACGCCGTCGACGTCGCCGACTCGGGCGTGACCACGCAGAGCGTGTTCGCGGGCAACTACACCGTGCAGGCGAAGGTCACCCAGGGCACGCCGATCATCACCGTCAAGCCCAACTCGGCCGCCCCCGAGGAGGCTGACGGCGCTGCCGCGGTCGAGGCGTTCGCTGCGACCGTGTCCGACGCGGCGAAGGGTGCGCAGATCGTCGCCACCCAGCCGCGGCAGTCGACCGGGCGTCCCGAGCTCACCGAGGCCGCGATCGTGGTCTCCGGTGGCCGTGGCACCGGCGGCAACTTCGAGCCGGTCGAGGGCTTCGCGGACTCGCTCGGCGCGGCCGTGGGCGCCTCGCGTGCCGCGGTCGACTCCGGCTGGATGCCGCACGCCTTCCAGGTCGGTCAGACCGGCAAGACGGTCTCGCCGCAGCTCTACGTCGCCAACGGCATCTCGGGTGCGATCCAGCACCGCGCCGGCATGCAGACGTCGAAGACCATCGTCGCGGTCAACAAGGACCCCGAGGCGCCGATCTTCGAGCTCGTCGACTTCGGCGTCGTGGGCGACCTCCACACGGTCCTGCCCGCCGCGACGGAGAGGATCACCGCCCGCAAGGGCTGA
- a CDS encoding ATP-binding cassette domain-containing protein, translated as MTSATEEQPETEARNATVLTLTGVTKTYPGVKALTDVSLDVRSGEVHAIVGENGAGKSTLIGVAAGSVAADAGKVEVNGNLLSGADAKEAQSAGLAVVYQHPALLPDLTVAENLLLVVPRDERPSRRNLREWVDQKLSRIGARLDPLQRVGELTVEERHLLEIAKALALRPSVLVLDEPTEPLVSDEVERLFTVISELTATGTAVIYISHRIPDVMRIADRITVLRDGVMRGTFEAGAVTEHEILERIVGRALESTFPAKPAAASLGPDVLDVQALSGDGFSHVDLQVRRGEIVGLAGVSGNGQREFLRGLAGLARVEGDVRLNGTSTRLDSVPAAAAAGIAYCPGDRHDDGMFTSLSVRENLLVRALSSVSFGGVVRRRMEGEAAVEEIRRLRIKTPSTETPIASLSGGNQQKIMIARTLLAHPRLLLIEEPTQGVDVGARAEIYKILREAAESGVAVVVLSSDAKELEGLCDRVAVFARGQVTALLAGDEVTESTITGAAVMAETELERKSALGKTSGRGRRFLTGDFFPVSMVVLALLALAAYTASVDSLFLSSFNISSLLLLATTLVLAAAGQQVVMLTGGIDVSIGAALGFLVVVGSFVLTGNGIGSVLLGVGVVLVASCCIGLVHGVAVCFGGFTPIVATLATLFLLQGLALLMRPNPEGFVSADLALWVGRSYGPVPMVFIIAVALVLATEYMLRRSRFGMSLRAVGSDEQSAQRIGIDVRRIRMTAYLLCALFVGAAGVVFFVQSGIGDATAGASYTLTSITAVVIGGASAFGARGSFLGALAGALLIQTIVNSTLFLGLEPAWQQYFIGGITIVAAGVYSKVRRAAGG; from the coding sequence GTGACGTCGGCGACCGAAGAGCAGCCTGAGACCGAGGCGCGCAATGCCACTGTCCTCACCCTGACGGGAGTCACTAAGACCTACCCGGGCGTGAAGGCGCTGACCGACGTTTCGCTGGACGTGCGCAGCGGCGAGGTCCACGCGATCGTCGGGGAGAACGGTGCTGGAAAGTCCACACTGATCGGAGTGGCCGCCGGGTCAGTAGCGGCCGACGCAGGCAAGGTCGAGGTGAACGGCAACTTGCTGTCGGGTGCGGACGCCAAGGAGGCGCAGAGCGCCGGACTCGCGGTCGTCTACCAGCACCCCGCCCTGCTCCCCGACCTCACCGTCGCGGAGAACCTGCTCCTCGTCGTGCCGCGAGACGAGCGTCCGTCCCGCCGCAACCTCCGCGAGTGGGTCGACCAGAAGTTGTCGAGGATCGGCGCGCGCCTGGACCCGCTGCAACGTGTCGGTGAACTGACAGTGGAGGAGCGCCACCTACTCGAGATCGCCAAGGCGCTGGCGCTGCGTCCCAGCGTGCTGGTCCTAGACGAGCCGACCGAGCCCCTCGTCAGCGACGAAGTCGAGCGACTCTTCACCGTCATCTCCGAGCTCACTGCTACCGGGACCGCGGTCATCTACATCTCCCACCGCATCCCCGACGTGATGCGCATCGCCGACCGCATCACCGTGCTGCGGGACGGCGTGATGCGTGGGACGTTCGAGGCCGGCGCCGTCACCGAGCACGAGATCCTCGAGCGGATCGTCGGACGGGCGCTCGAATCGACGTTCCCCGCCAAGCCCGCCGCTGCATCGCTGGGACCCGACGTCCTCGACGTGCAGGCGCTTAGCGGGGACGGCTTCTCCCATGTCGACCTGCAGGTGAGGCGCGGTGAGATCGTCGGACTGGCCGGTGTGTCGGGCAACGGCCAGCGTGAGTTCCTTCGCGGGCTCGCTGGGCTCGCGCGCGTGGAAGGCGACGTACGCCTGAATGGCACGTCGACCCGACTGGACAGCGTGCCCGCCGCGGCCGCAGCTGGCATTGCGTACTGCCCCGGGGACCGGCACGACGACGGTATGTTCACGTCGCTCTCAGTGCGCGAGAATCTACTCGTTCGGGCTCTGTCGAGCGTCTCGTTCGGCGGCGTCGTGCGACGACGCATGGAGGGCGAGGCCGCCGTTGAGGAGATCCGGCGGCTCCGAATCAAGACGCCCTCCACCGAAACGCCCATCGCGTCGCTCAGTGGGGGCAACCAGCAGAAGATCATGATTGCGCGGACCTTGCTCGCGCACCCGCGATTGTTGCTGATCGAAGAGCCCACCCAGGGTGTGGACGTCGGCGCCCGCGCGGAGATCTACAAGATTCTGCGTGAGGCCGCCGAGTCAGGCGTCGCCGTGGTCGTCCTCTCAAGCGACGCCAAGGAGCTTGAGGGACTCTGCGATCGCGTCGCGGTGTTCGCGCGCGGGCAGGTGACCGCCCTCCTCGCCGGTGACGAGGTCACCGAGTCAACCATTACAGGCGCCGCGGTCATGGCCGAGACCGAGCTCGAGCGGAAGTCCGCGTTGGGCAAAACGTCCGGACGCGGGCGCCGCTTCCTCACCGGTGACTTCTTTCCAGTGTCGATGGTCGTGCTGGCCCTGCTCGCTCTGGCCGCCTACACCGCGAGCGTGGACTCGCTCTTCCTGTCGTCGTTCAACATCAGTTCCCTGCTCCTGCTCGCCACCACGCTCGTGCTTGCGGCGGCCGGGCAGCAGGTCGTCATGCTGACCGGCGGTATCGACGTCTCAATTGGCGCTGCACTCGGGTTCCTCGTCGTGGTGGGGTCGTTCGTCCTGACCGGCAACGGCATCGGGTCGGTCCTGCTCGGGGTGGGGGTGGTGCTCGTGGCGAGCTGTTGCATCGGGCTCGTGCACGGAGTCGCCGTCTGCTTCGGTGGCTTCACGCCTATCGTGGCGACCCTGGCGACATTGTTTCTCTTGCAGGGCCTGGCACTACTCATGCGGCCCAACCCCGAGGGATTCGTCAGCGCCGACCTTGCCCTCTGGGTCGGGCGGTCCTACGGGCCCGTGCCGATGGTGTTCATCATCGCCGTCGCACTAGTACTCGCCACCGAGTACATGTTGCGACGCAGCCGATTCGGAATGTCCCTGCGGGCTGTTGGTTCCGATGAGCAATCGGCCCAACGCATCGGTATCGATGTGAGGCGGATTCGCATGACCGCCTACCTGTTGTGTGCGCTGTTCGTCGGAGCCGCCGGCGTCGTCTTCTTCGTGCAGTCGGGAATCGGCGACGCAACCGCGGGGGCGTCATACACGCTCACCAGTATCACTGCCGTTGTGATAGGCGGGGCAAGCGCCTTCGGCGCCCGGGGTTCCTTCCTCGGGGCTCTTGCGGGTGCGCTGCTAATCCAGACGATCGTCAACTCGACGCTCTTTCTTGGCCTCGAGCCCGCATGGCAGCAGTACTTCATCGGCGGCATCACCATCGTGGCTGCCGGCGTCTATTCGAAGGTGAGGCGAGCGGCAGGCGGATGA